One window from the genome of Leptospira broomii serovar Hurstbridge str. 5399 encodes:
- a CDS encoding carbon starvation CstA family protein → MLPLITVLGCFLLYFLGYKFYSGYLSRSVFQLKDTTGDTPAHRYNDGVDYLPTKPSILFGHHYASIAGLAPILGPAVAVIWGWLPAMLWVVFGAIFIGCVHDFGALVVSVRNEGKSIGQVAQDLLGPRARSLFHAIIFFLVALAMGVFVIVLAEMFSAGKKIVPLNPKPTVSVQEEKVPSVHAHSDEIRIESPSPIQLRSNFPEAVIPTVGLMLLALLVGWLHFKKGFKLAPLTILSVVLTLIVMVIGMNESVLSWTGLGDADRSPSIPSWKILLLLYAFLASVTPIWLLLQSRDYINSFLLYIGIIAIYLGFFKGSILGEFTSFNADAVRSESIGLDLIPFVFITIACGAVSGFHALVSSGTTAKQLNREVDARPIGYGGMIGESLLGLTSVVACTIGFSSATEWSSFYKSWAGIQGLAPQVGAYIYGTGRFISQLGFDQGFAQGFIALIVVSFALTSLDSATRLLRYNVEEIAESTGIDFIKKTLGNRYISSTIACLAIAFFAFLEVEQGGKKKAAGLALWKLFGTTNQLLAGLALLVVTIYLLYSKRKTWVSFIPMLFVLTATLWAMIVNFYEFLFDKTPNYLLAAVGGTLILLTLWLLVEAILAWRRFSRT, encoded by the coding sequence ATGCTACCCCTTATTACCGTTCTCGGTTGTTTCCTCCTATATTTTTTAGGCTATAAATTCTATTCCGGATATCTTTCCAGGTCCGTTTTCCAGCTAAAAGATACGACAGGGGATACTCCGGCGCATCGATACAACGACGGGGTAGATTACCTTCCTACCAAACCGTCAATACTGTTCGGACACCATTATGCCTCGATTGCCGGACTGGCTCCTATTTTAGGACCGGCCGTTGCGGTGATTTGGGGTTGGCTTCCTGCCATGCTCTGGGTCGTTTTCGGAGCGATTTTTATAGGATGCGTTCACGATTTTGGAGCCTTAGTCGTTTCCGTTCGTAACGAAGGAAAGTCCATCGGACAAGTGGCACAAGATTTATTAGGGCCGCGCGCAAGAAGTCTATTCCATGCAATTATTTTTTTCCTAGTCGCGCTGGCCATGGGCGTTTTCGTCATTGTACTTGCGGAAATGTTCTCGGCGGGGAAAAAAATAGTCCCTCTAAATCCAAAGCCGACGGTTTCCGTTCAGGAAGAAAAGGTTCCCTCGGTTCACGCTCATTCCGATGAAATTCGAATCGAGAGCCCTTCTCCGATTCAATTGAGAAGTAATTTTCCGGAAGCAGTTATTCCGACAGTCGGACTCATGCTTCTCGCTTTATTGGTCGGTTGGTTGCATTTTAAGAAAGGGTTCAAGCTTGCACCGCTTACCATACTCTCTGTAGTTCTTACATTAATCGTAATGGTTATCGGAATGAACGAATCCGTTCTCTCCTGGACGGGATTGGGGGACGCCGATAGATCGCCGAGTATTCCTAGTTGGAAAATTTTGCTTCTACTCTATGCATTTTTAGCGTCCGTAACTCCTATTTGGCTCTTGCTACAAAGTCGCGACTATATTAATTCCTTTCTTTTATACATCGGGATCATCGCCATATATCTAGGTTTCTTCAAGGGAAGCATACTCGGAGAATTCACATCGTTCAATGCGGATGCAGTTCGTTCGGAATCGATCGGTTTGGATTTGATACCTTTCGTATTTATTACGATCGCCTGCGGAGCCGTTTCGGGATTTCACGCCTTGGTCAGTTCAGGAACAACCGCTAAGCAGTTAAATCGTGAAGTGGACGCAAGACCGATAGGTTACGGCGGAATGATCGGCGAATCCTTATTGGGTCTCACTTCAGTCGTAGCCTGCACGATCGGTTTTTCTTCGGCCACCGAATGGTCTTCCTTCTATAAATCTTGGGCAGGAATTCAGGGCTTAGCTCCTCAGGTCGGAGCGTATATTTACGGAACCGGTAGATTCATTTCCCAATTAGGATTCGATCAAGGATTCGCTCAGGGGTTTATCGCATTGATCGTGGTCAGTTTCGCTTTAACGTCGTTAGACTCGGCGACACGTTTACTGCGTTATAATGTGGAAGAAATTGCCGAAAGCACAGGAATCGATTTTATAAAAAAAACATTAGGAAATCGATATATTTCAAGCACGATTGCCTGTCTTGCCATCGCCTTTTTTGCCTTTCTTGAAGTCGAACAAGGAGGAAAGAAAAAAGCCGCCGGGTTGGCTCTTTGGAAATTGTTCGGGACTACAAACCAATTGCTGGCAGGCTTGGCCTTACTCGTGGTTACGATTTACTTACTATATTCGAAACGAAAAACTTGGGTTTCGTTTATTCCGATGTTATTCGTATTAACTGCGACTTTATGGGCGATGATCGTGAACTTTTACGAATTCCTATTCGATAAAACTCCGAATTACCTACTCGCGGCGGTGGGCGGAACCTTAATCCTGCTCACTCTCTGGTTACTGGTGGAGGCAATCCTAGCATGGAGGCGGTTTTCTCGAACATGA
- a CDS encoding NUDIX hydrolase, whose amino-acid sequence MKFCSVCGSAVSLRVPEGDSLPRYTCETCGTIHYQNPKVIVGSIPIWEGKILLCKRAIEPRKGYWTLPAGFLENRETVEDGASRETSEEANAQIQILRLHTVYSIPHISQVYMFFLANLVDGKFDVSPESEEVKLFSPDEIPWEEIAFASVTYALRKYTEEEGIPESGIHLGSLSADRKKKNVD is encoded by the coding sequence ATGAAATTTTGCAGCGTTTGCGGTTCCGCGGTTTCATTGAGGGTTCCCGAAGGAGATAGTCTCCCTCGATATACCTGCGAAACGTGCGGTACTATCCATTACCAAAATCCGAAGGTGATCGTAGGAAGCATACCGATTTGGGAAGGCAAAATCCTCTTATGCAAGAGAGCGATAGAACCCAGAAAAGGCTATTGGACTCTTCCAGCCGGATTTCTGGAAAATCGAGAAACTGTAGAGGACGGCGCCTCTCGGGAAACTTCCGAGGAAGCAAACGCGCAAATACAAATCCTCCGACTGCATACCGTTTATAGCATTCCTCATATCAGCCAGGTTTATATGTTTTTCCTAGCGAATCTCGTAGACGGAAAATTCGACGTAAGTCCCGAATCCGAGGAGGTAAAGTTATTCTCACCGGATGAGATTCCTTGGGAAGAAATCGCTTTCGCTTCTGTAACGTATGCCTTACGTAAATATACCGAGGAAGAAGGAATTCCCGAAAGCGGAATTCACCTAGGTTCCTTATCCGCCGATCGAAAGAAAAAGAATGTGGATTGA
- a CDS encoding cell envelope biogenesis protein OmpA, with the protein MRIKLIPRLLIFGIFLGSALHANSLISTETTTFSPNLDGSIDSLRFKIQSSSLPKLQDWELTIRNASGDSVRKFEANRLRRKDFVFFWDENEFAPEDVIVPDNLEWNGEDENGNIVPDGYYTYQLLLLTSNQERILSEEATIYLDSHPPKVEIGTKNRLLLFEDRNLSKIQIQQKGVGESADIFLGEFLDAQGRSIKSYSWRTRDLPSTLSWDGTDASGKQAPVGLYSYKLTARDPAGNESSARVDNLSVKSEAVGADINTDTELYSTDPSVTLSRIRFIAFISSKLKSDSFEWEVFKRKGDDETQIYSHKGLGEPPAEWTWEPKDKENRPLSSGTYFVRLTIYSRYDKFSSFPKKFTLSDDKAKFSYDVFPNGVTPDDDWHKDSLEIRIRSKKLPILNWKISLLESFGDDEKEERIVRVWSGQNSIPDRLSWSGKDDQGRRIGSLAPLRVVLRYKDLFGREGEEEVGRLRTGILIIKEKEGYRISIPERLYEERWWTLPSTLKSILTKLPGYKIELQFHTSHYGDDEYNLKLSEEKARKIFRSFFGKESEFGRYRFRGFGETLPLIPGNGIYEMDRNQRIDFFLSVGK; encoded by the coding sequence ATGCGTATCAAATTGATCCCGCGCTTGCTGATCTTCGGGATTTTTTTGGGTTCTGCTTTGCATGCCAATTCTTTGATTAGCACGGAAACTACGACATTTTCTCCTAATTTGGACGGATCGATCGATTCCCTCCGATTTAAAATTCAGTCCTCCTCCCTACCGAAATTGCAAGATTGGGAACTCACGATTCGAAATGCTTCCGGAGATTCCGTTCGCAAATTCGAGGCAAATCGTCTTCGAAGAAAGGATTTCGTCTTCTTTTGGGACGAAAACGAATTCGCTCCGGAAGACGTGATAGTGCCGGATAATCTAGAATGGAATGGAGAAGATGAAAACGGTAATATCGTTCCGGACGGTTACTACACTTACCAACTATTATTATTAACCTCCAACCAAGAAAGAATTCTTTCCGAAGAAGCCACCATTTATTTGGATTCGCATCCCCCGAAAGTGGAGATCGGAACAAAAAACCGACTACTTCTTTTCGAAGATAGAAATTTATCCAAGATACAAATCCAGCAGAAGGGAGTCGGAGAATCGGCCGATATTTTTCTGGGTGAATTTTTGGACGCGCAAGGCCGCTCGATAAAATCCTATAGCTGGAGAACGAGGGATCTCCCCTCTACCTTAAGTTGGGACGGAACCGATGCATCCGGAAAACAGGCTCCTGTCGGACTTTATTCCTACAAACTGACCGCGAGAGATCCCGCCGGAAATGAATCCTCCGCCCGAGTCGATAATCTCTCCGTTAAATCTGAAGCGGTCGGAGCGGATATCAATACGGATACGGAACTTTACTCCACCGATCCGAGCGTCACGTTAAGTCGTATTCGATTTATCGCTTTTATTTCCTCCAAATTAAAATCGGATTCGTTTGAATGGGAGGTTTTTAAACGAAAAGGCGACGACGAAACTCAAATTTATTCGCATAAAGGACTTGGCGAGCCTCCTGCCGAATGGACCTGGGAACCTAAAGATAAGGAAAATCGACCTCTAAGTTCCGGAACATATTTCGTTCGCTTAACAATTTACAGTCGCTACGATAAATTCTCGAGCTTCCCTAAGAAGTTCACGTTATCCGACGATAAGGCAAAATTTTCATACGACGTTTTCCCAAACGGAGTAACTCCCGACGACGATTGGCATAAGGATAGTTTGGAAATTCGGATTCGCTCAAAAAAATTGCCGATCTTAAATTGGAAAATCTCTCTTTTAGAATCCTTCGGAGATGATGAAAAGGAGGAAAGAATCGTTCGAGTATGGTCGGGACAAAACTCAATTCCGGACAGACTGTCATGGTCCGGAAAAGACGACCAAGGAAGACGGATCGGTTCCTTAGCTCCGTTACGGGTCGTCCTTCGTTATAAAGATCTTTTCGGGAGAGAAGGAGAGGAGGAAGTCGGCCGTCTTAGAACGGGTATCCTGATTATAAAAGAAAAGGAAGGATATAGGATTTCAATTCCGGAACGACTCTATGAAGAACGTTGGTGGACTCTCCCTTCGACTCTAAAATCCATCTTAACTAAACTACCCGGATATAAAATCGAACTCCAATTTCATACCTCTCATTATGGAGACGATGAATACAATTTGAAACTTTCGGAAGAGAAGGCCCGAAAAATCTTTCGCTCCTTCTTTGGGAAAGAATCGGAATTCGGTAGGTACCGATTTCGAGGGTTCGGAGAAACTCTTCCATTGATCCCGGGAAACGGGATTTACGAAATGGATCGAAACCAACGAATTGATTTTTTTCTAAGTGTGGGAAAATAA
- a CDS encoding NRDE family protein — protein MCTALIYRDPTRNLYGLGFNRDESVKRKPSLSPILLESTSGKAIAPIDGDAGGTWIGISRDGEIICLLNYYEATLKLLRNPTSRGLLVRSILLKERTPESYSVSELGQYYPFKLFRIRRDETDIFVWDSQTYETEKDQGIYTVFGSSFTQGPKAQVVRRDIFEKHFLPPILPDRNEFLSLAKNFLSSHLPEKGALSPCMHRRDATTVSRTIFVVENEQVNLFYKPIQPCEEGPEEEFNFTLTEFRTSL, from the coding sequence ATGTGCACAGCCTTAATCTATCGGGATCCGACTCGCAATCTTTACGGACTTGGATTTAACAGGGACGAATCCGTAAAACGGAAGCCTTCCCTATCTCCGATTTTATTGGAATCTACTTCGGGGAAAGCGATTGCACCCATAGACGGAGACGCGGGTGGGACCTGGATCGGAATTTCACGAGACGGGGAGATTATCTGTCTTTTGAATTACTACGAAGCTACCTTAAAACTTCTGCGCAATCCGACTAGCCGGGGACTTTTAGTGCGTTCTATTCTTTTGAAAGAACGCACTCCGGAATCATATTCCGTTTCGGAACTCGGGCAGTACTATCCTTTTAAATTATTCAGGATTCGACGGGATGAAACTGATATTTTTGTTTGGGATAGCCAAACGTATGAAACCGAAAAAGATCAGGGCATCTATACGGTGTTCGGAAGTTCTTTCACGCAGGGTCCAAAAGCGCAGGTAGTAAGACGGGACATCTTCGAAAAACATTTTTTACCGCCGATATTACCGGATCGAAATGAGTTCCTTTCCTTAGCGAAGAATTTCCTTTCCTCGCACTTACCGGAAAAAGGAGCTCTCTCACCATGCATGCATCGAAGAGACGCGACTACGGTATCTAGAACTATTTTTGTTGTCGAAAACGAACAAGTTAACTTGTTCTATAAGCCGATTCAACCTTGCGAAGAAGGTCCCGAAGAAGAATTCAATTTCACTTTGACTGAATTTCGAACCTCTCTATGA
- a CDS encoding PilZ domain-containing protein — protein MAGTHSLFDDKYEYRDPSQQKRKNARVKITIDADFSVKGKSQRFPVHVVDIGTGGAGLETRTSVFEGDRIFLFAPINGKNMELESEVIRVSGKKANVIFVNLLDEDRELIQDLIHKKFFDKDKKPLV, from the coding sequence ATGGCGGGCACGCATTCTCTTTTCGACGATAAATACGAGTACCGGGACCCCTCTCAACAAAAGAGGAAGAACGCTCGCGTCAAAATCACGATTGATGCCGATTTTTCAGTTAAAGGGAAGTCTCAGCGATTTCCGGTACACGTAGTGGATATCGGAACGGGAGGGGCAGGTCTAGAAACTAGAACTTCCGTTTTCGAAGGGGATCGAATCTTTCTCTTTGCGCCCATCAACGGCAAGAACATGGAACTGGAATCCGAAGTGATCCGAGTCTCCGGAAAAAAAGCCAATGTTATCTTCGTTAATCTTTTGGATGAGGATCGCGAACTAATCCAAGATCTGATTCATAAAAAGTTTTTCGATAAGGATAAGAAGCCTCTAGTCTAA
- the cueR gene encoding Cu(I)-responsive transcriptional regulator translates to MNIGELSKLTAISAKLIRHYESTGLIPKAYRTESGYRIYEENDVHTLRFIKRARGLGFSLQEIKQLLGLWRNKSRVSAQVKALAMSHVREMEEKIAELEGMCATLRHLSKHCHGDNRPDCPILEELSGK, encoded by the coding sequence ATGAACATTGGCGAGTTGTCTAAACTTACCGCGATCAGTGCAAAATTGATCAGACATTATGAATCCACCGGACTTATTCCAAAAGCCTATCGGACCGAATCAGGATACAGAATCTACGAAGAAAACGACGTACACACCTTGAGATTCATCAAGCGTGCACGCGGGTTAGGTTTTTCTTTGCAGGAGATTAAACAGCTTTTAGGATTATGGAGAAATAAATCCAGAGTCAGCGCCCAAGTGAAAGCGTTAGCAATGTCTCATGTAAGGGAAATGGAGGAAAAAATCGCGGAATTAGAAGGAATGTGCGCTACCTTACGTCACCTTTCCAAACATTGTCATGGAGATAATAGACCGGATTGTCCGATACTGGAGGAACTAAGCGGTAAGTAG
- a CDS encoding heavy-metal-associated domain-containing protein codes for MRELKIDGMTCDHCVSTVKKAIQKMDPNAKIEIDLKTGIAKIESGSSEDDLSKAIREEGYTIVSVKNI; via the coding sequence ATGAGAGAGCTAAAGATTGATGGAATGACCTGCGATCATTGCGTATCCACGGTCAAAAAAGCGATTCAGAAAATGGATCCGAATGCGAAGATCGAAATCGACTTAAAAACAGGCATAGCTAAAATAGAAAGCGGTTCTTCCGAAGACGACCTTTCGAAAGCGATTCGGGAAGAGGGATACACTATCGTGTCCGTTAAGAATATATAG
- a CDS encoding heavy metal translocating P-type ATPase, translated as MIANKTQATEEVTLDLFGMTCANCALRIEKGLSELPGVSEARVNFARETAFVRHNSETKTSDLLSKVESLGYKASEHSDKNSGEVSKAHQNEMNSLKIRFLLSTFFSLPLLYSMVSHFGFLSFLPLPSLLMNPWVQFVFAAPVQFWIGFPFYRGAFRALRNGAANMDVLVALGTTAAFGYSLAISLVTGIANGNPFFLVTDNHSAHSIYPPLYYETSAVLLTFLLGGKWMEAVAKGRSSQAIQSLLALKPEIARIREGEEWIEVPAEYLNPGDEIQIRPGERMPTDGTVLSGSSAVDESMLTGESLPIEKYQGSQVMGGTINGNGALIVRADKVGSETLLSSIIRTVEEAQASKAPIQRVADRISSVFVPSVVLIAALDFILWYFWLESGILGAALEKSIAVLVIACPCALGLATPVSLLVGTGKAASQGILFRNAEALETTATLEVLAFDKTGTLTEGRPAVDEILTIGIGELEILRKIASAESASEHPLAKAIVEFGKEKGLRLELPTDLQAEPGGGLRAHISNESVIVGKAEFLSSNPEDLPPELVVQSKIWEAEGKTIVWGKVDGIIPSSIILSVQDKLKDTAKEAIDELNRLGLELVLLTGDHKLTAESIASKLGITEVRASLHPKEKSDVIGSIQSTGKKVGMAGDGINDAPALAKAEVGFAMGNGTDIAMETAGVVLVKGDLRRLADAIRISRATVRNIRENLFWALAYNALGIPIAAAGYLAPWIAGAAMAFSSVSVVGNALRLKRK; from the coding sequence ATGATCGCAAATAAAACCCAAGCTACCGAAGAAGTTACGTTAGATTTATTCGGTATGACGTGCGCAAACTGTGCCTTGCGAATCGAGAAAGGTCTGTCCGAATTACCGGGAGTCTCGGAAGCGAGAGTCAATTTCGCGCGAGAGACCGCTTTCGTGCGTCATAATTCCGAAACAAAGACTTCGGACCTGCTCTCAAAAGTCGAGTCGCTCGGATATAAAGCCTCCGAGCATTCTGATAAGAACTCCGGCGAAGTAAGTAAAGCCCATCAAAATGAAATGAATTCCTTGAAAATTAGATTTTTATTATCTACTTTTTTTTCGCTTCCGTTACTTTATTCGATGGTCTCCCATTTCGGATTCCTTTCATTCCTACCGTTACCGAGTTTACTCATGAATCCTTGGGTTCAATTCGTCTTTGCAGCTCCGGTTCAATTTTGGATCGGATTTCCATTTTATAGAGGCGCCTTCCGAGCTTTAAGAAACGGCGCGGCGAATATGGACGTGTTAGTTGCTCTCGGAACGACTGCAGCTTTCGGCTATAGTTTGGCGATCAGTCTTGTTACCGGAATTGCGAACGGAAATCCGTTTTTTCTGGTAACCGACAATCACTCGGCACATTCGATATATCCGCCTTTGTATTACGAAACGTCCGCAGTATTGCTCACGTTTTTACTAGGGGGGAAGTGGATGGAGGCGGTTGCTAAGGGCAGAAGTTCACAAGCGATACAATCCCTGCTTGCGTTAAAGCCGGAAATAGCGAGAATAAGGGAAGGAGAAGAATGGATCGAAGTTCCTGCCGAATATTTGAATCCAGGCGACGAAATTCAGATACGTCCCGGAGAAAGAATGCCCACCGACGGAACTGTGCTTTCGGGATCTAGCGCCGTCGACGAATCGATGCTAACCGGAGAAAGCCTCCCCATCGAAAAATACCAAGGATCTCAGGTCATGGGCGGGACGATCAATGGCAACGGTGCATTGATCGTTCGAGCGGATAAAGTGGGATCGGAAACACTTCTTTCTTCCATTATTCGAACCGTCGAGGAGGCGCAAGCTTCAAAAGCGCCGATTCAAAGAGTCGCGGATCGAATCTCCTCAGTTTTCGTTCCATCGGTGGTTCTTATTGCAGCCTTGGATTTTATTCTCTGGTATTTTTGGTTGGAGTCCGGAATTTTGGGAGCTGCATTAGAGAAATCGATTGCAGTTCTTGTAATTGCTTGTCCGTGCGCTTTGGGTCTTGCGACTCCCGTTTCCCTTCTCGTCGGTACCGGAAAAGCCGCTAGCCAAGGCATCTTATTTAGAAATGCCGAAGCCCTCGAAACTACGGCAACCCTGGAAGTACTCGCATTCGATAAAACCGGTACGTTAACCGAAGGGAGACCCGCCGTTGACGAAATTCTCACGATCGGAATTGGAGAATTGGAGATTTTGCGAAAAATTGCTTCGGCCGAATCCGCTTCGGAACATCCGCTGGCAAAAGCAATCGTAGAATTCGGAAAAGAAAAAGGGCTGCGCCTAGAACTTCCGACGGATCTTCAAGCGGAGCCGGGAGGAGGACTACGGGCTCATATCAGTAACGAGTCCGTTATCGTAGGAAAGGCGGAATTCCTCTCTTCCAATCCCGAAGACCTCCCTCCCGAATTGGTCGTTCAAAGCAAAATATGGGAAGCGGAAGGAAAGACAATAGTTTGGGGAAAAGTAGATGGGATTATTCCGTCCTCGATAATCCTCTCCGTTCAAGATAAATTAAAAGATACCGCAAAAGAAGCCATCGATGAACTCAATCGCTTGGGTTTGGAATTGGTGCTCTTAACGGGAGATCATAAACTTACTGCGGAAAGCATCGCGTCCAAACTTGGGATTACCGAAGTCCGTGCATCCTTACATCCAAAAGAAAAATCTGATGTTATCGGAAGCATTCAATCGACCGGAAAAAAAGTCGGAATGGCTGGAGATGGAATTAACGATGCACCGGCTCTGGCAAAAGCGGAAGTCGGTTTTGCAATGGGAAACGGGACGGATATCGCAATGGAAACCGCCGGAGTGGTGCTTGTAAAAGGCGACTTGAGAAGACTGGCAGATGCAATACGAATCAGCAGAGCGACAGTGCGCAATATTCGAGAAAATCTGTTTTGGGCTTTAGCATATAATGCGTTAGGAATTCCGATCGCCGCAGCCGGTTATTTGGCGCCTTGGATTGCCGGAGCCGCAATGGCGTTTAGTTCCGTCTCGGTTGTGGGGAATGCCTTACGTTTAAAAAGAAAATGA
- a CDS encoding adhesin OmpL37 family surface protein, giving the protein MLSLPANKFRLGLILFGLPILLGVPTGGIKADIDSNRATALLRIEHGLKENEFHLKTINSTISNFGSQDDRALYRRCIQHHIETFTLYLQFDLPHSYDEMRQTQRLLVGLYSGVVETNRNQVRRELDLLAKYALRTKDAEAIHQLEIGYRELGAAGIKKTIADNTRPYLPGIKTQYLYESLKLLKQSRKYMVLLSLKFLSDFQPDLQSHEFEEVYNEINRAMFTKADQYSRIHFDNNFMIFNAENLYEATWAAPALEELEKSLGEIDPGLNRQRRQAKRSLTP; this is encoded by the coding sequence ATGCTAAGCCTACCTGCTAACAAGTTTCGACTTGGCTTAATTTTATTCGGCTTACCGATTTTGCTCGGTGTTCCAACGGGCGGAATCAAAGCGGATATAGACAGCAACAGGGCGACGGCATTACTTCGAATTGAACATGGACTGAAGGAAAACGAATTCCATCTCAAAACCATAAATAGCACAATCTCGAACTTCGGAAGCCAGGACGATAGGGCTTTATATCGTCGTTGCATCCAGCATCACATAGAAACCTTCACTCTTTATCTGCAATTCGATTTGCCCCATTCCTATGACGAAATGAGGCAAACACAGCGACTTTTAGTCGGTCTATATTCCGGAGTCGTGGAGACCAATCGAAATCAGGTGCGACGCGAGCTGGACCTCCTGGCAAAATACGCCCTCCGGACAAAGGATGCTGAGGCAATTCATCAGTTGGAAATCGGATACAGGGAATTAGGAGCGGCAGGAATTAAGAAAACGATCGCTGACAATACTAGGCCCTACCTGCCCGGTATCAAAACCCAATATCTTTATGAATCCTTAAAGTTATTAAAGCAATCCCGCAAGTATATGGTATTACTTTCCCTTAAGTTTTTATCCGATTTCCAGCCCGATTTGCAATCTCACGAATTCGAAGAAGTTTATAATGAAATCAATCGAGCGATGTTCACGAAAGCGGATCAATATTCCCGAATTCACTTCGATAATAACTTCATGATTTTCAACGCTGAAAATCTCTACGAAGCCACTTGGGCGGCTCCGGCTTTGGAAGAACTCGAGAAATCATTGGGTGAAATCGATCCGGGCTTAAATCGCCAGCGTCGTCAGGCAAAACGAAGCCTAACTCCCTAA